A genomic segment from Heyndrickxia acidicola encodes:
- a CDS encoding sensor histidine kinase, giving the protein MIYLVLFFLPLIVAVLITFYSQLDSSKWAAVFLVSCGLGGLNKVIAYVIFPIINPNGLFKMVLLYIDPLFSLIPHTLYHYGLLMYAIVNSDFFSKKSIKTFSYTLLIPVFISFFMQPWNLADKDQYFYITHAVWVVPYNLYSCWLLVSSYFKEKNKQIKRNRLVTAFILVPTILAGMVFIYIANIIDIQHSKQYYEVIPYFIAYSFTLFLIFSLSNGVLGVKIRLESHISSQTRSAVASGTDIINHTMKNEISKIKYLSDRIDRWVDHNGKDESMKEVTEKISEISNHIMDMIDHIRSQTAEIVITRDNHILSDILEKVTANVNIERKNVQITVDSRFNGTLNCDRIHVEEALNNIINNAIEAMENTERHITISTFELKNSIIVQVVDSGHGIPKELLDKVINPFFTTKKDSNNYGLGLSYCSEIMEKHRGNLVITSDLKGTIVKLIFPRGRRDDHGENKSHAG; this is encoded by the coding sequence ATGATTTATTTGGTGCTTTTTTTTCTTCCATTGATAGTTGCTGTTTTGATCACTTTTTATTCCCAATTAGATTCATCTAAATGGGCTGCTGTGTTTCTTGTTAGTTGTGGGTTGGGTGGACTGAACAAAGTCATTGCCTATGTTATTTTTCCAATTATTAATCCTAATGGATTGTTCAAGATGGTTTTGTTATATATTGACCCATTGTTTAGTTTGATTCCACATACACTTTATCACTATGGATTATTAATGTATGCAATTGTCAATTCTGATTTTTTTTCGAAAAAATCCATAAAAACTTTTTCCTATACTTTATTGATTCCTGTATTTATTAGCTTCTTTATGCAACCTTGGAATCTAGCTGATAAAGACCAATATTTTTACATTACTCATGCTGTTTGGGTTGTTCCTTACAACCTTTACAGTTGTTGGTTGCTCGTTTCTTCTTACTTTAAAGAGAAGAACAAGCAAATTAAACGGAATCGTCTGGTTACAGCTTTTATTCTGGTTCCGACAATCTTAGCTGGTATGGTTTTCATTTATATAGCAAATATAATTGATATTCAACATTCTAAACAATATTACGAGGTAATACCTTATTTTATTGCCTATTCCTTTACTTTGTTTTTAATTTTTTCGTTATCTAATGGTGTCCTTGGAGTAAAAATTCGATTGGAAAGCCATATTTCAAGTCAAACAAGGTCTGCCGTAGCATCGGGTACCGATATTATTAATCACACCATGAAGAATGAGATTTCCAAAATAAAGTACCTTTCTGACCGCATTGATCGTTGGGTAGATCACAATGGAAAAGATGAATCCATGAAAGAAGTAACTGAAAAAATTTCAGAAATAAGCAATCATATAATGGATATGATAGATCATATTCGTTCGCAAACGGCTGAAATAGTAATCACAAGAGATAATCATATTCTTTCTGACATCTTGGAAAAAGTTACTGCTAACGTCAATATAGAAAGGAAAAATGTACAGATTACCGTGGACAGCCGATTTAATGGTACTCTTAATTGTGACCGAATTCATGTTGAAGAAGCACTAAATAATATCATCAACAATGCCATTGAAGCTATGGAAAATACTGAACGGCACATAACAATTTCGACGTTTGAACTAAAAAACTCAATCATTGTCCAGGTAGTAGACAGTGGTCATGGCATTCCAAAAGAACTTTTAGATAAAGTCATCAATCCATTTTTTACGACTAAGAAGGATTCAAATAACTATGGCTTGGGATTAAGTTATTGCTCTGAAATTATGGAAAAACATAGAGGTAATTTAGTAATAACCAGTGATTTGAAAGGAACCATTGTTAAATTGATTTTCCCAAGAGGTAGGAGGGACGACCATGGAGAGAATAAAAGTCATGCTGGTTGA